A genomic region of Alnus glutinosa chromosome 11, dhAlnGlut1.1, whole genome shotgun sequence contains the following coding sequences:
- the LOC133881734 gene encoding ubiquinol oxidase 2, mitochondrial-like — MMNRFVARSLMQGLIGGCEQSRRGISTMREHQSVGALGGFYWTRTMSSVAPGPTTTTVAEKKEKEGEAKKTDETAVVSSYWGVSRPKIKREDGTDWPWNCFMPWESYKADLSIDLKKHHVPKVFLDKVAYRTVKLLRIPTDVFFRRRYGCRAMMLETVAAVPGMVGGMLLHLRSLRKFQHSGGWIKALLEEAENERMHLMTMVELVKPKWYERLLVLTVQGVFFNAYFIAYLLSPKLAHRITGYLEEEAIHSYTEYLKDITSGAIENVQAPAIAIDYWKLPKDATLEDVITVIRADEAHHRDVNHFAADIHFQGKELKDSPAPVGYH, encoded by the exons ATGATGAATCGTTTTGTGGCGAGGAGTTTGATGCAGGGCCTGATCGGCGGCTGTGAGCAAAGCCGACGTGGCATTTCGACGATGAGGGAGCACCAGAGTGTTGGTGCGCTTGGTGGCTTTTACTGGACCAGAACGATGAGCTCGGTGGCGCCAGGGCCGACCACCACCACCGTGGcggagaagaaggagaaagaagggGAAGCGAAGAAGACCGACGAGACCGCGGTGGTGTCGAGCTATTGGGGGGTGTCGAGGCCGAAGATCAAGAGAGAGGATGGGACCGACTGGCCTTGGAACTGTTTCATG CCATGGGAGTCATACAAGGCAGATTTATCAATAGATTTGAAAAAGCACCATGTGCCAAAGGTGTTTCTGGATAAAGTTGCTTACAGGACAGTGAAACTTCTAAGAATTCCAACCGATGTATTTTTTAGG AGACGGTATGGGTGTCGTGCAATGATGCTGGAGACTGTGGCAGCTGTTCCTGGTATGGTAGGAGGGATGCTGCTGCACCTGAGGTCTCTCCGCAAGTTCCAGCATAGTGGTGGTTGGATCAAAGCCCTGCTTGAAGAAGCAGAGAATGAGAGAATGCACCTGATGACCATGGTGGAACTTGTGAAGCCCAAATGGTATGAAAGACTGCTGGTTCTTACTGTGCAGGGAGTCTTCTTCAATGCCTACTTTATTGCATATCTACTCTCCCCTAAACTGGCCCATAGAATAACTGGTTACCTGGAGGAGGAGGCTATACACTCATATACAGAGTATTTGAAGGATATCACTAGTGGAGCAATTGAAAATGTTCAGGCTCCCGCTATTGCAATAGACTACTGGAAGCTACCTAAGGATGCAACCCTAGAGGATGTTATAACTGTGATTCGTGCTGATGAAGCTCACCATCGGGATGTTAACCATTTTGCTGCT GATATTCACTTTCAAGGAAAAGAATTGAAGGACTCGCCAGCCCCGGTCGGTTATCATTAA